The Haloarcula halophila nucleotide sequence CAGCGTCGTGGTGCCGTCAACCTCTGGATGGGTCAGTTCGACCTCGTACGTGTCAGTTCCGTCGATCGACGGCGTCCCGACGACCGTCGCAGAGACGTTCGAGGCGTTCATGCTCGGCAGCCCCTGCTCGCTGAACCGATCTTCGGCGTCGTCAGACAGTCGCTCATCAGGTGCGACAGTGTCGTCGAAGGCCTCGCCGTTGGCGAGTGAGTCGACCGGGTACGCGACAGAGCGGTTCGGGCCGACCGCCCACGCAACGGTACCGTTCGTACCTGCTCGGTACGTCTCCCCATCATGGGAGATAATGGTCCGGCTCCGGTTGTCGGCCGTCGCCGCCATCTCAACCGTCGCAGTGGCCGATTCACTGCCGTTGCTGACGGTCACTGTGGCCTCGGTTGTGATCGTCTCAGCGCTCTCATACCGCTGCTCAACGCTGTCCAGTACCTCGTCGCCAGAAGGCTGCTGGAGCGTCTCGATCGCCGTCGCTGACCCTGCCAGTGTGGCAGCGATCACAACGAGAGCGACGAGCATTCGACTCCCGTCCAGTCTTGCACTCATCATATAATATTATGGCTGGACGTTCAAATACGTTCGTGCCGTGGGGACTCCGAGACAACCCTGATACACCTCCCGGCCTAAGGATAAATGAATGGCACAGGCAGAAACGGATGACGTTGTTACGCTGTCGGATGTGCGAAAGCGCTACGATGTTGGCGGCGTTGTCGAAGCGTTGGCCGGGGTGTCGCTCTCACTACCAGCGGAGTCGTACACAGCCGTTATGGGCCCAAGCGGCTCGGGAAAAAGTTCACTGTTGAACCTCGTCGGTGGGCTAGACACACCGACTGAGGGGACTGTTACCGTCGGCGAGCAGGAACTATCGACAGCAACCGAAGCCGAACGGGCCGCGATCCGCGGGAGCCAGGTCGGCTTCATCTTCCAGACGTTCAAT carries:
- a CDS encoding LolA family protein, with the protein product MSARLDGSRMLVALVVIAATLAGSATAIETLQQPSGDEVLDSVEQRYESAETITTEATVTVSNGSESATATVEMAATADNRSRTIISHDGETYRAGTNGTVAWAVGPNRSVAYPVDSLANGEAFDDTVAPDERLSDDAEDRFSEQGLPSMNASNVSATVVGTPSIDGTDTYEVELTHPEVDGTTTLWVSQDDSRVVRSEATDGTNSTVVSVQSTAFNVSIHDSTFDPPTDRVSLTTVDSYEEFDAAQTATDLELPSPDATFAEATVTVRQGETVVGQQYDSDGRNVTVISTTATDRFDRLTENATTETIDGQTVAVQTVADRAVVAWTDDGVTTAVVVEGSTDRALAIAGEL